Proteins encoded by one window of Crassostrea angulata isolate pt1a10 chromosome 9, ASM2561291v2, whole genome shotgun sequence:
- the LOC128162148 gene encoding fibroblast growth factor receptor 1-like, with the protein MKSFCELSYTLLFLCGCLFMSVDCQKKNKGTSSPLVLEKLQNATVMEGERVVLRCRALNDPNATSRWIKHNSGSANVIKYSGTELVIKNATVADTGIYICMVRNHIWLKLVDVWVTVKQTTTSSTTTESLTTIITFNTTTTGLQICMCVVYVIYNLL; encoded by the exons ATGAAGTCGTTTTGTGAACTTTCATATACACTCTTATTTCtttgtgggtgtttgtttatgTCAGTGGATTgccaaaagaaaaacaaag GAACCTCCTCGCCTCTGGTGTTAGAAAAGCTACAGAACGCTACGGTGATGGAGGGGGAGAGGGTGGTGCTCAGATGCCGCGCCCTGAACGACCCAAATGCCACCAGCCGTTGGATCAAACATAACTCGGGCTCGGCCAAC GTTATCAAATATAGTGGTACAGAACTAGTAATCAAAAATGCTACAGTCGCAGACACTGGcatatacatatgtatggtGCGCAACCACATCTGGTTAAAATTGGTGGACGTCTGGGTGACGGTCAAACAGACTACCACTTCATCAACCACCACCGAATCACTGACTACCATCATCACTTTTAACACTACCACCACCGGATTGCAGATATGTATGTGTGTtgtatatgttatatataatttactgTGA
- the LOC128162746 gene encoding piggyBac transposable element-derived protein 4-like, translating into MQLMEPYLYRYHHLVCDNYFTSPALCSSLFDKDTYMTGTVRVYRKGMPKSLKNLKLQRGESLVKQSGPIMALCYGDRKTVTFMSTLSQPNVIATHNARGVEIQIPAVNCVYNQKMGGVDLSDKSLELYDPDIRSNKMWKRILFNLLLRVISNAYIIYRQNRGLRTKMNRMDFQIGVCLGLVMLEIFGNPGALLEGQVCPLKQD; encoded by the exons ATGCAACTGATGGAACCatatttgtacagatatcaccACCTCGTGTGTGACAACTATTTCACGAGCCCGGCTCTCTGCTCTTCCCTCTTTGATAAAGACACCTACATGACTGGCACTGTCAGGGTCTACAGAAAAGGAATGCCCAAgtctttaaagaatttaaagttGCAGCGTGGAGAGTCACTAGTAAAGCAAAGCGGACCCATTATGGCACTTTGTTATGGTGACAGGAAAACCGTAACATTTATGTCCACGCTATCCCAGCCCAA CGTTATTGCGACACACAATGCCCGGGGAGTTGAAATCCAAATACCGGCAGTCAACTGCGTGTACAACCAAAAGATGGGTGGTGTCGACCTGTCCGATAAAAGTTTGGAGCTCTATGATCCTGACATAAGGTCCAACAAAATGTGGAAACGGATCCTGTTCAACCTCCTTCTGAGAGTCATTT CCAATGCGTACATCATATACAGGCAAAATAGAGGTCTACGGACTAAAATGAACAGGATGGACTTTCAAATTGGAGTTTGCTTGGGACTTGTAATGTTGGAAATTTTCGGCAACCCAGGCGCCTTGCTGGAAGGCCAAGTCTGTCCGCTCAAGCAAGACTGA